The Aptenodytes patagonicus chromosome 12, bAptPat1.pri.cur, whole genome shotgun sequence nucleotide sequence GAAGAGACATCAAATCTAGCCTGCTACGTTCCCTTATGTCCCTCCCTGCAAGGCATGAGGCTGAACTAGGTGCCATCCCCACTGCTTTACTTTGCAAGCCGAGGGGTAGCGTCTCTAGTGTTGACTGCCTCTCTAACCTAGGGTGATGCTCCTGCTCCAGCGGATGTTGTCCATCGCAGTGGAAGTGGACAAATCTCCCAACTGCAGCTCCTGTAAGATCGCAGATGTGATATTCCCATTTATACTGAATATTCCCCTGAGGAGCCAAAGGTGAGACAAATATGTGCAAGGCAGCATCTGCCTGTGTGAGCAATAGTCTTATTCCCAATTTACATCCAAGTCTGGATGCATAAAGTACCACAGGGTATAGAAAGACAGGCTCATTTATGACCCAGCCAGCAAACACATGGCTGTTGGACTGACAGATGCCACGGAGATAGAACATCACCACATGAATGCATCTCCCCAGCTCATGTGTTGCTGAGAAAAGTTGATTCTCCCACTTGTTAAAGTTGCAGGACCTTAAAACTGTAAAGAGGGTCTGAAAAGCAGCAGTCTGCATCAGCATGGTCAAGTACTGGCAAACACATCAGTGATTCCCAGGGACACCTGAGAAGCTCATCAGAAATATGATGCAGTTCTTGCAGCTTTGCCTTGACATGCCTTTGTTTGCTTCTCTAAGAAATGCAGTATTTGAAGCCAAAGCACAAGGGCCTGACTGGCTCTAGCGTAGACATGAGACAACTAGAGCCACAGACATTTGAAACGCACGTttgccagccccagcaggcagcccTTTCGGACCCTTTTAGCAGAACTGTCTCTGAGCACACATCGGGTCTAATCAAGCCAAACTGACTCTAACCAAGCTATCGCTCCACCCAGGACAGATCTAGATCCAGCTGGCCACTGACCCCACTTCACACTTGCTTGGCTGTGCTCCCTGCACGTCAGCAGGAATGGGTAACTTCCGCACAGGCTGCTGGGCAGGGTGAAGTGAAGCAGATAAGCGTGCTTCACAGACCGTATCAACCTCGAGTTGCCACAGGTCAGACCTAAGGATGTAAACATGTCCATGGCTGAGCTGCATAACGAAGGTCTCTCTATCGCATCTGGTGGTTTTCCTTCCACTGCACTGCTGGGCAGCCCCTGCACCAGATCAGCACCAGCGGGACACCAGGAACATGCTACAGCAGTTGTCCCTGGCCAGGCTGTGCTGTCTCCCCCAGAGTAAATCCCTTTGTCTTCCAGGGAAGCTTTCTTAAACACTATGGAGAGCCAGCTCCTGCGCTGCAAACTGCTAGAGCTGTTGTTCCAGCATAGTTGTGACGTGCCCACGACCTTGCCCTTGTCTCTGGCCAAGATCCTGTATTTCCTGAGCCactcctctgtgctgctgcaataCCAGGTATCCAGTCCAACCTCTGCTTTGCCTTGTTTTCTCCTAAGAAAACCTCTTCTAATAACCAAATACTGTCTCCTGTCATAGGATGAAACAGCAACATGGCAAAGATGGGATGAGATGCTGCAGTACTTgagtttgctgctgctgagttACCAAAATGTAATACTGGGTAAGCAGCCTGTTCTGGCCTTAATAAACATGATCTCATCAAGAGGCTGCAGTAGAACAGCCAAAGtacccttcctcctctcttctcatCACTCGAACTCATGGCCACTGAGTCTTAGAAAGATAATGTGCCTCCATCCATGCTAGTAACTATTCCCAGCAGTCAGAGCAAAGAAGTGATGTTGCATCAAGCAGAGCATTCAACCTGCTTTGCCAAGTTTAGCCCCTAAGAAATAGCCTACTTCCTAAAGGATCAATCCCAGCACTGAGAAGTACACAAGGGGGTGCTTTGTACCCACTGTTGTCTAATTTGTGCACAGAGTGGGTGGAAGAATAGGGTGGTttaggaggaaaagcagaagtcaAAGGGATGGTAAAGCCAGGACACACTCAGCACTTAGCATTGGGCAGGGAGCACCACCCACAGTAGCCATGGAAGGAGCAGTATTTCTGACCCCAGGAGAGCGGCAGTCACAAAACACTCCCTAAAACTCCCTAAAGTCATTTTACCAGAAAATTCCTAAAGACTCTTCCCAAATTCAGCTGCTTTAGCACAGGGTTAAGGCTCTCATAGAGGAATGCAGAGGAACCCACCATCACATATGCATAGAGTCTCATTCTCCCTGAAGCCCTAGACGATCACTGTTGTTAAACTCTTTGGAGACTCTCCTTTGCAGCTGGACAGCTGTCCAGTCTGCCGCTAGCACAGGAGTAAAGGATGCTACAAGCCCTGCCCCCTCCCCGTTTCTTGGGCTCTCTCTACATGCAGACTGAGCTCCAGGAGGGGACGGTACCTTCTTCCACCAGGCTAGTCTTGTGCAAAAGCATCAAGGATAACCATGAGAGGATCAGCACGGTTCCCAACCACTCCTCTCCGCAGCGTTGCCTGTGGCACGCTGCAATCTGTCCCTGAACAGGTCAGGCAGCCCACTGTGTGTTGCCTCTCCCCACCAGCATTTCCTCTTGCAGAGCACTTACGGAGCTCACTCAGTGACCGGATGGACTTGATCATTCAGAAAGCCAAGCCCAAGCCCCAGGACGGCGATGACATCAGCCATCTGGACATTCAACTGAAGATAGAGGACTTCATCAGCCGAATGCAGCAGGTCCTGGGGCAGCCTTTTCCCCTGCAGATCATGGAGAAATTGTGCATGCTTCGGGAGTTGTTCCTCATTGTCGCTGCTACCTGATGGAGACAACCACTGCGGCAGGGGGCACAAAGAGCTTCACGTTTCCTCTATAAAACCCCATCAAAACCCTCATCTCATGCTGCAGTCTCAAGTGCCGTACGTCATGTGGGTTTGTTTATAcgtttctttggaaaaatgtctggttttacaTGGTCTCAGAATTTCCTTTCAAACTTGCCTCATCCTACAGTTTTACAAGGCACTttgtacactttaaaaaaataaattattttcatatttgctgAGACTCTTCCATCTTGGTGCCAGCCCTGCCCAAAGGAAGTGCAGAGCTGTCAGCTGTACCTTGGGGTAGCATTAAACTAATACAGCCATAAACTCTGACAATACTTTGCACAGCAAGCAAAATGCCAAAATACCTGTTTAATATTTAGGAAAAGGTgataatatttaagaaaaaaagcaggtgtTGGCTGCAGTGACAGCATTCACAGTGCAGAGATCCCCAAGGCATGCTGGTCAGTCCTCAGGAGAGGAACATTTCTGTTCCAAATCAAATACATCGACATGACTTTGCCCAAGGTGATTAGCATGTCAAGAGGGAGGACTGGATAGCAGCATCAGCTGAAAATGCTGCGCCTCTTCCAGAGTGCACTGAAGTGTCTGCAGTGCAGGCAAGCATGCGTGTTACAACGAAGACAAATACTCAATTCAAATACACTCCCATCAACTCAAATCACAGCTGAGGTCAGAGAGCAATTAGGCATTTCTATAGAAGCTCTCCTCAGACAGTTCAGAAGCAACAGAGGTTGGGAGtgaaagaaagatttctgtagCTGCCCACCACCCCTTTATCTGCCCCTGTGGTAGGTGACCCTTGGGGCAGGGTCCTAATGAGACCAGAGCCTAGGAGCATAGGGCAGCACAGTCACGGCCAGGAATGACTACTGTCCTGATGTCAGTGCCGCACACACTGAAGACCTGGTGCTTGCTGCACAGCAAGGCCTCATCCAGAAGCCTGGCTTCGGTTAGCCCAGAACCGTTTGGAAGGGTCTGACCTAGGGCTCACAGGTTTTCTTTAGGAAGCCTCTTCCCAACTGCCAGATGCAGAACAAACCACTCATCTGCGTGACATTGCCCCTCTAAGCCAGGGATAAGCCATCCAGGGAAAAGTGAAGAAGTCTGTTTTGGGAGTAGTAGCCAGAAGCATTCCCAGCAGCGCAAACTCCAAGTGCTCCCTGCCCTAGAAAGCTGCTCTTCCTGCACGGTGTGCTCATTCAGGTGTATTTTCCAGTTGGGTCCTTTTAACTGGATTAGACTTGTATCACCAGACTAGAAAAGAAGCCACATTCCAGCAAGAGGTCCATAGTTATGGATGTTAGTTTCTGATATGTTGGTCATATCCCCAAAAATTATGTTGGCATAAAATATGGAAAGTAGAATATCAGACCAAGAGGCCACACTTTAACCCCAGCCTTTCCAAACTAAACTGAGATTAGCCTGTGTAACCAAGACCTGCAGCAGCCGCCTGTACCAGAGTACCTGAGTGCTTCAGCACTTATTTCACCACTTCTAGTTCTGCTAACGCTCTAGGAGCACAGGAGACACCAGTGTTCAGCTCAGACATACCCAGCCCAGGAGAACTGTGTGCTCTATCAGCAGTACTTTGGCAGCTACAAATGCTACAACAGCACTCAAACCAGAACTTTTCAGAGGAAGGCAAAGCAGAGACCACCATACCACTGGGAGCTGGGCACCTCTAGGCAAATACCAGCCTGGCTCCCACCTGTGCCCACCTCCACACTACAGGTGCAAAAACAGCACACAAGCTGCAACAGAAGCAATCTCGGGAACATGAAGAATCACCATTTGAATAGCTTGGGAAAACACAAAGATTTCATGTTTAGTTTCATCTGCACAAGCCCTAACACAGGACTGAGCCTGGCTTTAAACCGAGTCTCCCTGTCAAAAGGGAGTTTTACAGAGCAAACATTTTACCCTGGTGCAAGGGCTGCCAGAGCCTTATTAGGCAGAACCTTGACCCCACACTCACTGGACAGCCCCACATTTCTTCCACAGATGCTTTGCCAGCGCTAACACACACCGAGGGTGGACCTCCATTcacaaggtttttattttcttataacaaaaaaaatcatacacaTTAGAGACATGAATACAGACAACAAATAAATTAATGTCAAATGAGAGACTGCTAAGGTGCAAATGAGTGGTGACAGTGAAAACTGCTTGGTTGGGTGGGAGACTTTCAACACAACACATCATTGGCAGTGCTGTTGAAGCTTGAAGAAGCAGAGCCACAAAACATGCTTCTTCAGAGGGGACAGCAGCTAGCCCAGTGAGCCAACCCTGCCTCGCCCTCTGGGAGAAATGTTTGATTTAAGAAGGCAGAAACCTCAGAGCTCGACGGTTACCAGCTGTTAAGTAACCTCTGTATAATGTCTTGGCAACAGACAAGCTTCCATATCAGATgcaaggctgctgctgccacctcgCCACTGCAGAAagcctgctgctggctgaggGAGCTCTGCAACACAATCGtgagatggagagagaggagacCTTTTTGCCACAGGACAGGTGAAGATTACAGAGCAATGCTGCCTATAATGCCTAAGGGATTAGATGGTAGCCAGGAGTTCCTTCCACTTTTCATGAAAGCAAGTGTTAGCTGTTCCAAATAATTGGTTCTGACTAGGCCAAAAATTACATTAGCTGTACTGTAGCAGGGAGGAATGTTTATCCTTGATCTGCCCTCagtcctcccccagccctgcaaaatgcatttaatgCTGATGAAAAAAACCTATTTGAGAAGTGCCCCTGGTGTCTAATACACTTCTACACAATTCATACAagatgctagaaaaaaaaaatcaaacagatcaAGCAGCACCCAGCATGCCAGAACATCTGTAAATCTGTTGTCTAGGAGAAGGCAGGACAGTGTTTTGCAGAGAGAGAGTAGGATTACTTGGTCCAAGCCACACCAGCTCTGGTCATTTCTACCTTTTTGGAGGAACATGAAGAGTTGGAAGAGAAGCAACTCTTCCTTGTTACTGCCAAGCCCCATTAGAGTCTGCTCCCTGCCTTTCTAAGAGCATCTCAGAATGGTCACTGCTCCACTTCTCCtttaaaaatccaaaaccaaagaAGTACTAGGTGTTGAACTATAAGGTCACACTGGATAGTAAGGGAGTGCCACATTTAAAACTGACCCACCACATTCCCAGAGCAACTTCCTTCTGGCAGTTAATGGTCCAGTTTTTAGtccttgcttgttttcatcattttctgCTGGTGTTCTATATACGCCAGACAGAACCACGGTCCTCCTGAGGGTACTTCAGCACTGAGCAGTACAAGACAATCAGACTACGGGTAGACAAGCCAGCCTGCTTGCACACCACACGCAGTCCGGTCCCACAAAACATGGTTCAAGGTTTTACTGTGGTGTAGTGTACTGGGAAACACATCTAGTGCAGCCTAGCAGACCGAACTGGTGCAATACAGCAGACAGGATGGTTTACATTGGTTTAGTACTAGCACAGGAGTTTTTCCAAGACTGGCTTTAGGAGGACAGTCACAactgtttccttttctgagaTGAAGAGCTGGAAGGGAGACTTTCCTATTTCACTGCAGCACAATGGGACAGGGAAGCAGAGCCTAAGACACCCTGTAGCCTGCTAAAGACACCAGAAGCGTTCTTCCTAGAACCCGGTGGGAGTGAGCACATTCAGATCCCGAGGTTTGATATTATGGGAACGTGGAGATTGTTTCCTCCCTTCTGTGACTGGAATGTCCATTTTGGGTGGCTTGAAGGTGACTGGATCCTCTGGCATCCTAGTAGCCTGAGCACGCATCAGCTCCATTGGGGATGGCTTCTGGGCACCTTTATAGGACTGGATGGTAAATCctcctgatgaaaaaaaaaaaatcacagcaagtaAGAGCTAGGAAAACTAGCCAAGTCCTTTTTCCACTGCTGCCAGGAGTAAGCAGTGTCACTGATGCCTGACACTGCAGAAAGCCTATGCGAGACCCAGCAGCTTCATGTCATCTAAAGCCTATTCCACATCAGTGGCTGGCACTTCCAGTTCTGGTTCCACCagacagcagagaaagcagagtAAAAAGCTGTCGCCTTCACACCCTGCCCTTCCACTGCAGCTCAGTACAAGTTATTTCTACTTTTAGATCTTTAACATAGGTTTTACctaactgctttttatttaggCACAGAAATGATGTGAGTAGCACACATTCACAAGGTGGTCCTAGAAAGTAACAAGGCAAGCAGGATAAGGCTCCAGAAATAGCTAGCAAGTTTGTTGTGTGACAGGTCTCCCCTAGTTCTTGCAGGGCAGGGGATTTTAGAGGACATACCTGGATCATTGGTGGATTTCTGGATGGCTTTGGGTCCAAAAAAGCTCCATCTTTCAGATGGCAATTTGTCCCCAGCAGCTTCCATGGCAAAGTCTGGGCCAGTGATAGAAGTAGAGGATCCCTGACTAAACCAACCCCTAGGGAAAAATCATTGATAtgtataaaacatgaaaataaatacttcaagCAGCCCCACTGTGCCAGGAACTTTACATGTAGTTACCAGGGGCAATTTAAACAATCTTAATAGGTTTGTTACCACCCAGGATAAAGATATGTATGCTCAAGTTCCACAAGCTTTCAACATTTGGATCTATCCAACAAAAATGCACAGCAGGCTCTGAATTTCACCCCTTAGACAGTCCCTCACTGGATAAGGTTATTTGTAGCAGCTCCCACCTCAGCAGCCTGTAGGAAACCAAAGGAGTTAGTGGTCTATCAGGAACAGAGTACCTGTTTTTATGCTTGGGAGAGGAGTGGGGAGTGCTGCTTGGAGTGGACTGAGCAGAAGAAGTCTGTTTGTCATCTTTTGTCATCTCTCCACTCTGCATTTTTAGCTTCTGTTAGGAGAGGCAAGAGAAACACAGAAGCAACAGAGCTTAAATACAAGACATTAGGAACCACCAGTTTTATTATAAACAATTGTCCAGTTTTGACATCACAGGTGATAAAGGATTTAAGTGTCACTTCACCTAAAGCTAAACGCAGTATTACAATACTTGCACACAGCTCGCTCTGCAATTCAGAGTCACTACCCAACAGTAATGCACTGCTTCAACACCAGCATTCATAGGGACATTGCAGATGTAGCAGAGCTAGCTTACACATCAGTTCAGCTACCCGGTAACAAGTCTAAATGCCACAGCAACCATTTGTCTGCAGCACTTGTCAGAGCAACAAAGTTTTCAGTCCCACAAGTTCTCTAATGAAGGTGAGACCAGACCTCATACAGAAAGTACAAGGTCTAGGAGTGCTAGACCCTGAGAAGTAATCCACATACAACAGGATGGAAACACTGCTCTAGAACACTGAGATGAACTGTATTTGAAGAGTACACCTGGTCATAAAGCAAACAGGAACTGGGTGTATGTGAACCAGGTTATTACAAGTCAGACAGTACAAACTGGACTTTGAAGAAGTCACTTGAAGGGCAGTTATAGTTCAACACCAGCTACACAGGCACCTTCTCAGAATGTTTCCTGTGGCTATCCAAGCCACACTAATGCAATTCACCAACACTGTTACTGAAACTTTGACCTTGTGGGAGTAATGCTTGGAGAGTTCACTATTAAACTCCAACTGCAAGATTACTGTGGGCAACTGAGCTCGTCAGAAACATGTTGATTCAAgacttttgtctttatttccagTAAGAGGCAAGCCCAAGTTCATCTGCTAACTTCCACATCAGAAATGCACGGTTTACAAGTTCTCTTGGAACAAACAGTTACAACAGTCAACTGCAGGGCACCATCCAAAGGTACAGCAAGAAACTAGACTCTGTGTAGGGATGTCCCCACTTGGAAAGATGACTGTGATAGTCTGACATGACCGTGGAATGACAGATTTCAGGAAAAACTTTGTTTCAAAATTATAAAGGCTaacactaattttaaaatataagtggGTAACCTTTTTTACACAATGAGCTAAaagccttcagaggaagcagttTAAGGAGAGTCCTAGCAACGTGCTCCAAAAGTTATGTCACCAGATAGGTCTTAAGCTAGTGCACAACTTACACGGAGAAAGCCAATGCAAAACAAGCCTTACGTGGACTGCCTCAGCCACTCGGTGATACTTGGTCTCCTCAGTAGTGAGGCCTTTGTGGGGAGTGTAGCCAGCATctctcagccctgcctgctgctcaaaGCGCTGAATGCTCTCCTGAGTCTGCTCTGGAACGGACAAGAGCACATATTCACACAGAAATGCCACCACAAGCAGTTCTAGCAAACAAAGGCAACTTAAGCAACCGAATGCAAGACCCTTTTTTCATCATTCATACCTACATGTTGTGATGAGTTGACAGAGGCAGCAAGATGAAGCTAATGAGATATTCTGACTTTAAAACTATCCTGAGTCATAGGGCTAAGTCAAATGAGCAGTGATTTGTCCCAAATCACCAGATGTATTACAAATGCAAAACTGTAATTAAACCCATCTCACCCAAGAAGTTGCATCACTCCTAATTACAACTTCCTAAATCTAGGAGACCCCAATAAGCTGGACATTTTAAGTGGCCCTCTAGATTCAagggaggtttttttgccaaCAAAAAATGAAGTCTTCTGAAAGACTGCCCAGACTAGCTAATCTGACAATCACAGCCAGCGATTGTCTCATGTCAAAGAGCCAGTCTTTACCACTGGTGGTAAAGGCGGTAAGGCTCCCAGTGATTCTAGATTAGGTAAATAAGCTATTTCAGCCAAATACAGAGCCAGCATATAATACACTGATATCAGCTTCAGTTCTGAAAAATATAAGCACTTCCCCCCCACTACCAGCATAAAATGTTCACTCCCTAGTGGAACcaagaaaaaagtcaaaaggaaTTAGAGCACAAAAAGATTACTGGAAAACCCCAATGTCTTCTTAAACAGATAAGAATTCCCACATTAATGTTAAAGTTATTTGCAGGGACAGTGCAAATGATAGATGAGAAATCTAGAGGACCTTTGTTTATTTCCAACTTGTGACTGAATGTTCTTCCTGGGAGGTGTAGGTTGGGGCTCCTGACTTCTTACTGCACAAGAACGTTTTTAGGCCATCATTGTTTTTCCTAGATTAGCATTTTATCATTAGACTAGAACAGGAGCTGCTTTCCAGAAGAAAGTTCATATTCCTGGATTTTATTTTGTGATGTGTTGGTTATTTTTGAGCCAAGACTGAAATAAGTGCAGATGTATAGCTATTTCAAAATGCTGGTCTGAAAATCTAGAAGTCTTTGGAAGCACTGCTTGGAGGAAAAGGTGAAGCTCTGATCCCAGCTGCTaaaagaagaggcagcagggagagATTAACACATGATTAATTCCTCTTGTCACAAACAGGCATGTCTTCTCTGCAAGCATAACTGACCCAATTTGATTTTAAAGCATTATGATTTATGAGGTtcgttttttttaaagtaagcattACTGTTAGtaagacagctgctgctgctattaACTAACATAAATGCCAGCAAGTGCTCCATTAGCACAGTACATCAGCTCTCCACACCACTTTGGTTAATTTTAGAGCTTTACCTGCCATTCAGAAATAGCAAGTTAATAAGCAAACAgagtagcagcagcagccgcctctGCACTCCAGCAACAAGGTGGCATGGACTGCAGCGTCCTATCAGCAGATAACATACCCTGCACTCCTCCCTCATCACCCACCTCCAGCACCTGGAAACAGAGGCAGTAAGTGTGGCCTATTCCCTAGTTCCTTGCTTCCTTCTAGAAGCATCCTCCAAAAAAACTCATACAGCTCAAGAGCAGAGTCAGTCTGAACCCACAAGCTGTCCAGGAACTCTGGTAGTTACCTTGAGGCATTACCAAGCCGGAGCACACTCATGTGCCCGCACCCCATTAGCCACCACATTAGAGGTGAGAGTTCTTACTTGTAATGAGAGAGTTCATGATGATGTGAGTGGCCTTGGCCTTCACCACAGGTACCTTGTTCACACTTTCAGTGGATGATGAAGGAGTTATAACGGGTGCATTCATGTTAGCATCCCCTTCCTCAACCTGTGGGGAAGAAGCAGGGTACAGTTTGAGAAAGTATCTCAGCACCTTGCCAGGACATATCTCTAGCTACTCAATGAGACACAAAGTCAAGCTGCTCTAGCAGCTAGCCTTCATGCCACAGAAGAAACCCGTACACTGTTCTCACTACAGCCCAGGAATGTTTAGAGCTTGAACCTTATAATTCTTAGCAACAAGCAAGCAACTTGCATCCAACATCTGAAAACCTACCAAGCTCAGAGCCAACAAGTTGTTAGTCTAAGTACAAGAAGGTCAACAGGAAGGAAACCAGAACATATCTACTTCCATTCTCGTAACTGCAAATTGGACTTCAAGGTCAACTGGGCAAGAGCACCCCTCCACAGACAGCTCAGATACAGAATGGCAGTCACACAGATTAGAGGCTGGTATTTAGATCTTGTTTTCCTCCTCATTCCTTATATCAGTTTCTTGCTCAGTGTATCTAGCAGTCATAGTTCTACCACTGATCACGCGACGCTAGCAACAAAGAACCAGACAATGAATGCTAGAAAACAAGAAATCTTGTGAAACACAGACTTCCTCCTCCTAACACAGGAGTTACTGTTCCCTGACTGGACAGTTTGCTTTTTGTGCCAAACCACAACTTTAGGTTTTCTTCCAcgagaaagattttaaaacaaaacaaggtgAAAAGTAGAGGTTAAGCTCAAAGGGATGCAGTTATTTACTTCCATTCAACAACATTTAACTTCACTTCAAACTTAGAAAACAGCCTCTAAATTTAGAAGAGCTGGTCCTGCACTCAAAGCATCCCCACAGTCgtttcacagaacagtttgggttgaaagggaccttcagagaccatctagtccagcccccctgctgcaggcagggacacctttcactagatcaggttgctcaaagcctcacccccccccccgactttaaacgcttccagggatggggcatccacagcttctctagcaacctgttccagcgcctcaccaccctcatagtaaagaatttacatccaacctaaatctacccttttgCTCTGGTTTAATTACACCTGGTTACAGCTTGCAGCTTTTTTACCCATAAACGCCTCCCACAAGCGAGGAGACTCCCCGAACACGCCTATCTCGACCACACTTCAGTGTTCCCACAACAGGGCCAGGCAGCAAAGCCGGTCTCTTGTCCCCAGCACCGCCCGAGGGCTCCCAGGGCCCGGCGGGTCTCTGCCGCGGAGGGCAGGGGGCAGCTCGCCCGGTGCGGTGCGTCGGCCAGGCAGGagggccgccggggccgggctgcagcGGCACACAGGAGGCACGCCCGGGCCGCGGCCACCGCGGCGACCGGCCGGCCCCTACCTTCGAGAGCTCCTGGTACTTGCGCTCGGGGATGACCGGCTGTTTCCAGAGGACGTTGGCGCACAGGTCGGCGGGCGGCGGCGTCATGGGCGCCGTGTCCTCCAGGGCGTCGTCGTAGCTGAAGGCCCGCCGCGGCACGCCGACGGGCAGCGACATCTTGCccgggcgggccccgccgccctgctcCAGCGCTGCGAAGAGAGAGGGcagcgctcagcgccgccgcccgccccaccGCGGCCTAgccgggccggcggggagcgcggggggcCTTACCGGGAGCGTCCGGCTGCCGCGAGCTCatggcggcggcgccgcggctcGGTTGAGGCCAGCGAggcccggcggggggcgggggggcggcgggccgggcggcgccaTTGCGGAGCCCGCGGGGAGcaagccgccgccgcccccgcggcagCGCTCTTATAAGCGCGCAGATCTCGCGAGATCtggcggcggcgcgcggggcaCGCTGGGAGGTGTAGTTCTGgccgcgcgggggcgggggcaagcggggggcggggccgcgcggagggggcggggccgggccccgcgggggcgcgggggcctGGGGCGGCGGGGCGTGGGGCGGGGGTGGGCATCG carries:
- the KIAA1191 gene encoding putative monooxygenase p33MONOX, whose translation is MSSRQPDAPALEQGGGARPGKMSLPVGVPRRAFSYDDALEDTAPMTPPPADLCANVLWKQPVIPERKYQELSKVEEGDANMNAPVITPSSSTESVNKVPVVKAKATHIIMNSLITKQTQESIQRFEQQAGLRDAGYTPHKGLTTEETKYHRVAEAVHKLKMQSGEMTKDDKQTSSAQSTPSSTPHSSPKHKNRGWFSQGSSTSITGPDFAMEAAGDKLPSERWSFFGPKAIQKSTNDPGGFTIQSYKGAQKPSPMELMRAQATRMPEDPVTFKPPKMDIPVTEGRKQSPRSHNIKPRDLNVLTPTGF